In a single window of the Chloroflexota bacterium genome:
- the atpE gene encoding ATP synthase F0 subunit C: MEQAIVQAAKLIGAGLAMIGALGGGIGIGLSAQGAVQGIARNPDAAGQVQTNMILGIAFSEAVAIYCLVIALLILFV; the protein is encoded by the coding sequence ATGGAACAAGCAATTGTGCAAGCCGCGAAACTTATCGGTGCTGGCCTGGCGATGATTGGCGCCTTGGGCGGCGGGATTGGTATCGGCCTTTCGGCGCAGGGCGCGGTGCAGGGCATTGCCCGCAACCCCGATGCTGCCGGTCAGGTGCAGACCAACATGATTTTGGGTATCGCCTTCTCTGAGGCTGTCGCGATCTACTGTCTGGTGATTGCCCTGCTCATCCTGTTCGTGTAA
- the atpF gene encoding ATP synthase F0 subunit B, with protein sequence MELLGKLGISLGYLIVQILNFIIMFWVLKKFAYPAILGMLEKRREIIAKGLEDARVAAEARANAEKEAEKILAEARAKASQIVREASERAEAVGREIKAAAEAEAAKVREEALETAQAERERILRELRGQVAMLAIAAAQKLIGAALDEQRQRQLLDEFFSGIKGGKVTVLDDLGTVEEAPAAEVISALPLTEEEQETIKQAILAKVEKVGEITFKVDPSIMGGVVIRIGDKVLDGSVSGQLQELRESLA encoded by the coding sequence TTGGAACTCTTAGGGAAACTGGGCATTTCGCTGGGCTATTTGATCGTCCAGATTCTGAACTTTATCATCATGTTCTGGGTGCTCAAGAAATTCGCCTATCCGGCGATCTTGGGCATGTTGGAGAAGCGGCGCGAGATTATCGCCAAAGGGCTGGAAGACGCCCGCGTGGCGGCTGAAGCGCGGGCCAACGCCGAGAAGGAAGCCGAGAAGATCCTGGCCGAAGCGCGTGCCAAGGCCAGCCAGATTGTGCGGGAAGCCAGCGAGCGCGCTGAGGCTGTGGGGCGTGAAATCAAAGCCGCGGCGGAAGCCGAGGCCGCCAAGGTGCGCGAAGAGGCGCTGGAAACCGCCCAGGCCGAGCGCGAGCGCATTCTGCGGGAACTGCGCGGCCAGGTGGCGATGCTGGCCATTGCCGCGGCGCAAAAACTCATCGGCGCCGCACTGGACGAGCAGCGCCAGCGCCAGTTGCTTGATGAATTCTTCTCGGGCATCAAGGGCGGCAAAGTTACCGTGCTGGACGACCTGGGCACGGTGGAAGAAGCGCCTGCTGCTGAAGTGATCAGCGCCTTGCCCCTGACCGAAGAAGAACAGGAAACCATCAAGCAGGCTATCCTCGCCAAAGTTGAGAAAGTTGGTGAAATCACCTTCAAAGTCGATCCGTCCATCATGGGCGGCGTGGTCATCCGCATTGGCGATAAAGTGTTGGATGGTTCGGTGAGTGGCCAGTTGCAGGAACTGCGCGAAAGCCTGGCGTAA